In the genome of Pseudanabaena mucicola str. Chao 1806, the window ATTTAAGGGCTTAATCGAAGGCGCACTCCAAACAGCAATATTATTAAACTTTTCACTAATCTTCTCACTAACTTTTTCACTAACCTCTATGGCTGTGGATACCATTGATCCAGTTGCAATAAAACATATTTGATTATTTCCCTGTTTTATGGGACATAGTTCTCCAAACTGAAAACTTGGCTGTGCAGCATGAATTGTTGGTAAATCTGATTTACCAATGCGTAGATAAACGGGCTGAGGCGATCGCAAAGCTAATTCCATACATGCAGTCATTTCGTAGTGATCGGCGGGTGACAGGATCGTTATATTGGGAATCGCTCGTAACGCTGCAATATCTTCTGTACTTTGGTGACTAGAACCAAGATTGCTGTAAACCACCCCTGCGCCATCACCGATCAATATTACTGGTAACTGCTCATAGCAAATATCTAGCTTAATTTGCTCCAGTACACGCATCGGCACAAATGAACTTAGCCCATAGACAATAGGTCGAAAACTACCCTTCGCTAAACCTGCGGCGACTCCCACCATATTCTGTTCCGCAACTCCAGCGTTTATATATTGGTCGGGACAGACTTGACGAAATTCATCAAATAGGGCGTAGCCATGATCTCC includes:
- a CDS encoding transketolase family protein; this translates as MRNAFSRALVTAAQADPRILLLTGDHGYALFDEFRQVCPDQYINAGVAEQNMVGVAAGLAKGSFRPIVYGLSSFVPMRVLEQIKLDICYEQLPVILIGDGAGVVYSNLGSSHQSTEDIAALRAIPNITILSPADHYEMTACMELALRSPQPVYLRIGKSDLPTIHAAQPSFQFGELCPIKQGNNQICFIATGSMVSTAIEVSEKVSEKISEKFNNIAVWSAPSIKPLNIEQVVAIAQSHQIIVTLEEHSIYGGLGSAIAEITAEYAPTRVCRIGIQDRFSKFCGSYQYLMQEHKLDVESVTSQIFLALKT